A genomic stretch from Hemibagrus wyckioides isolate EC202008001 linkage group LG18, SWU_Hwy_1.0, whole genome shotgun sequence includes:
- the LOC131369632 gene encoding odorant receptor 131-2-like → MSLSNDSTAEVLLIHEQMFQFTLTVGSISKVICAILMSVFFTYLNAIMVYTLCTKPVFKETPRYILFKHMLLNDSIQLTVTSLLYILSLAYLKLLMVACALLILVTSTTFRNAPLNLALMSLERYVAISFPLRHAEIATQKRTYIAIGIIWCMGLLHFLIDLLYVVITDPKFLTSEIFCTRERLFIKQWQLDVYQGFNIFYFVSVSVIILFTYIRILITARSISSNKDSAAKGHKTVLLHLIQLGLCLTSFLFSIIERAAAMTSTSSSLFMDLRYLNYLFVLILPRCLSPLIYGLRDDVVRPLFIYYFCCATGKHKPSVNVH, encoded by the coding sequence ATGTCACTTTCTAATGATAGCACAGCTGAGGTTTTGCTAATACATGAGCAAATGTTCCAATTTACACTGACTGTGGGATCAATATCAAAAGTTATTTGTGCAATTTTAATGTCTGTGTTCTTTACATATTTGAATGCTATCATGGTCTACACTCTTTGCACCAAGCCTGTTTTTAAAGAGACTCCACGCTACATTCTGTTTAAGCACATGCTTCTCAATGACTCGATTCAGCTCACTGTAACATCTTTGTTGTATATTTTAAGTCTGGCCTATCTCAAATTATTAATGGTTGCTTGTGCTTTGTTAATTTTAGTGACAAGTACAACTTTCCGTAACGCACCTTTAAACCTGGCTCTTATGTCACTAGAGCGTTATGTGGCTATAAGCTTCCCTCTAAGACATGCTGAAATAGCCACTCAGAAAAGAACTTACATTGCCATTGGAATTATTTGGTGTATGGGTTTGCTGCACTTTCTAATTGACTTGCTTTATGTAGTAATCACAGATCCTAAATTTTTAACATCAGAAATATTTTGCACAAGAGAAAGGCTTTTCATAAAGCAATGGCAATTAGATGTTTATCAGGGCTTCAACATATTTTActttgtgtcagtgtctgtgattATCCTTTTCACATATATTAGAATTTTGATTACAGCCAGGTCCATTTCCTCCAATAAAGACTCTGCTGCAAAAGGACATAAGACTGTGCTGCTGCACCTCATTCAACTGGGCCTGTGTCTCAcctcttttctttttagcaTTATAGAGCGGGCTGCAGCAATGACCAGCACCAGCAGCAGCCTCTTTATGGACCTGCGttatttaaactatttatttgtGTTGATCTTGCCACGCTGCTTAAGCCCACTCATCTATGGACTGAGAGACGATGTTGTAAGACCCTTATTCATCTACTACTTCTGCTGTGCCACAGGCAAACACAAGCCTTCTGTCAATGTACACTGA
- the LOC131368738 gene encoding odorant receptor 131-2-like, with product MSLSNDSTVEVLLIHQQVLHLALNERKISRVTFAILMSLFFIYLNAIMVYTLWSKPVFKETPRYILFNHMVFNDSIQLTVTSLLYILVLAYLKLVMAACAVLVFISSTTFNNAPLNLALMSVERYVAISFPLRHAEIATQKRTYIAIGIIWCMGLMNFLTDLLYVAVTDPKFLTSEIFCTRERLFIKQWQLDVYQGFNIFYFVSVSVIILFTYIRILITARSISSNKDSAVKAHKTVLLHIIQLGLCLTSFLYSFIERAAAMASTSSSLFVDLRYLNYLFVLILPRCLSPLIYGLRDDAVRPLFIYYFCCATSKRKPTVNVQ from the coding sequence ATGTCACTTTCTAATGATAGCACAGTTGAGGTTTTGCTTATACATCAGCAAGTATTGCACCTTGCACTGAATGAGAGAAAAATTTCACGAGTCACTTTTGCAATATTAATGTCTCTGTTTTTTATCTATTTGAATGCTATCATGGTCTACACTCTTTGGAGTAAGCCTGTTTTTAAAGAGACTCCACGCTACATATTGTTTAATCACATGGTTTTTAATGACTCGATTCAGCTCACTGTTACATCTTTGTTGTATATTTTAGTTCTGGCCTATCTTAAATTAGTCATGGCTGCTTGCgctgttttagtttttatttctaGTACAACTTTCAATAACGCACCTTTAAACCTGGCTCTGATGTCAGTAGAGCGTTATGTGGCTATAAGCTTCCCTCTAAGACATGCTGAAATAGCCACTCAGAAAAGAACTTACATTGCCATTGGAATTATTTGGTGTATGGGTTTGATGAACTTTCTAACTGACTTGCTCTATGTAGCAGTTACAGATCCTAAATTTCTAACATCAGAAATATTTTGCACAAGAGAAAGGCTTTTCATAAAGCAATGGCAATTAGATGTTTATCAGGGCTTCAACATATTTTActttgtgtcagtgtctgtgattATCCTTTTCACATATATTAGAATTTTGATTACAGCCAGGTCTATTTCCTCCAATAAAGACTCTGCTGTGAAAGCCCACAAGACCGTGCTGCTGCACATCATTCAGCTGGGCCTGTGCCTTACTTCTTTTCTCTACAGCTTTATAGAGCGAGCTGCAGCAATGGCCAGCACCAGCAGCAGCCTCTTCGTGGACCTGCGTTATCTAAACTATTTATTTGTGCTGATCTTGCCAAGATGCTTAAGCCCACTCATCTATGGACTTAGAGATGATGCTGTAAGAcccttattcatttattatttttgctgtgCCACAAGCAAACGCAAGCCTACTGTCAATGTACAATGA
- the LOC131369602 gene encoding odorant receptor 131-2-like, translated as MSGTNNSSKEILSVQQIFQVVLNEGQIMKVIFVILMSVFFIYFNVIMVYTLWTKPIFKETPRYILFINMLINDSIQLLLTSMLYIFSLLFLQIFTAACALIVFLSVTTFCNAPLNLAVMSVERYVAICFPLRHAEIATQKRTHIAVGVIWFIGSINFMIDLFHVAVIDPNIFTLQILCKREMFFIKKWQPDILQALSIFYFVSVSVIILFTYVNIVITARTISSNKDSATKAHKTVLLHLIQLLLCLSSFLYSFIERAAAMVGNSKLILDLRYLNYLFVLVLPRCLSPLIYGLRDDAVRPLFIYYFWHAMGKHRPTVNIH; from the coding sequence atgtcaGGTACTAACAATAGCAGCAAAGAGATTTTATCTGTACAGCAAATATTCCAGGTTGTGCTGAATGAAGGACAAATAATGAAAGTTATATTTGTGATATTAATGTCTGTAttctttatctattttaatgtcatcatggtcTACACTCTTTGGACTAAGCCTATTTTTAAAGAGACGCCACGCTACATTCTGTTTATCAATATGCTCATCAATGACTCGATTCAACTTCTCCTCACCTCCATGCTGTACATTTTCAGTTTACTCTTTCTCCAGATATTCACGGCTGCTTGTGCTCTTATAGTTTTTCTTTCAGTTACAACTTTCTGTAACGCACCTTTAAACCTGGCTGTAATGTCAGTAGAGCGTTATGTGGCCATTTGCTTTCCCCTAAGACATGCTGAAATAGCCACTCAGAAAAGaactcacattgctgttggagTCATTTGGTTTATTGGTTCTATAAACTTTATGATTGATTTGTTTCATGTAGCAGTGATAGACCCTAACATTTTTACTTTACAAATACTTTGCAAACGAGAAATGTTCTTCATTAAGAAATGGCAACCAGATATTTTACAGGCTTTAAGCATATTCTActttgtgtcagtgtctgtgattATCCTTTTCACTTATGTTAACATTGTGATCACAGCCAGGACCATTTCCTCCAATAAAGACTCTGCTACAAAAGCTCACAAGACGGTGCTGCTGCACCTCATTCAGCTGCTGCTGTgcctttcctcttttctctaCAGCTTCATAGAGCGAGCTGCAGCTATGGTTGGCAATAGCAAACTTATCTTGGACCTGCGTTATCTAAACTATTTGTTTGTGCTGGTCTTGCCACGGTGCTTAAGTCCACTCATCTACGGACTCAGAGACGATGCTGTACGACCCTTATTCATCTACTACTTCTGGCATGCCATGGGCAAACATAGGCCTACTGTCAACATACACTGA